A portion of the Lolium rigidum isolate FL_2022 chromosome 1, APGP_CSIRO_Lrig_0.1, whole genome shotgun sequence genome contains these proteins:
- the LOC124666370 gene encoding oligopeptide transporter 1-like gives MEEPPQLELSNLEIQNTGPDTRDEIPDEVDDCPIEEVRLTVPITDDPTLPVLTFRTWFLGLISCVLLAFCNQFFGYRQNPLYISSLSVQIVVLPIGRLMAACLPRKVVGIKGTRWSFSLNPGPFNLKEHVLITIFANSGSSYVYAVGAITIVKAFYHRDIHPLAAMILTQTTQLMGYGWAGLFRKFLVDSPYMWWPSNLVQVSLFRALHEKEKRPKGGSTRLQFFLIVLATSFAYYIVPNYLFPTISSISVVCLVWRNSVTAQQIGSGTHGLGVGSFGLDWATVAGFLGTPLSTPAFAIMNVMAGFFLVVYVLLPVAYWSNAYDARRFPIISSSVFMANGSRYDVSRVLDPATFKFSQSGYDDAGQINLSIFFAFNYGLSFAAMAATLSHVALFHGRSIWRQTKATVSGQAGDIHTRLMKKNYAVVPQWWFLVMLVLVLGLSIFSCEGFGQELQLPYWGVLLAAGLACFSTLPVGIITATTNQQPVNVVTELIIGYLYPGRPLANVVFKTYGYISMSQAIMFLMDFKLGHYMKIPPRSMFTVQLVGTVLASSVYFGTSWWLLESVSNICDPAKLPAGSPWTCPGDEVFYNASVIWGVVGPQRIFGRLGRYAKMNYFFLAGALAPVPVWALSRAFPERGWIRLINMPVLVSATAVMPSARSVNYLMWGAVGLTFNHVVYRRYKAWWARHNYVLSAALDAGVVFMGMASYAMLQSRGIYGVNWWGLQVDDHCELARCPTAPGVSVPGCPVQ, from the exons ATGGAGGAGCCACCACAACTTGAGCTCAGCAACTTGGAGATACAGAATACAGGGCCGGACACCAGAGATGAGATACCAG ATGAAGTGGACGACTGTCCAATCGAGGAGGTTCGGCTCACCGTGCCGATCACTGACGACCCGACATTGCCCGTGCTGACGTTCAGGACATGGTTTCTGGGGCTCATCTCGTGCGTGCTCCTAGCCTTCTGCAACCAATTCTTCGGTTACCGTCAGAACCCTCTCTACATATCCTCCCTCTCGGTGCAGATCGTGGTCCTGCCGATCGGCAGGCTGATGGCTGCATGCCTCCCTCGTAAGGTCGTCGGGATCAAGGGCACCCGTTGGTCCTTCTCTCTCAACCCAGGGCCGTTCAACCTCAAGGAGCACGTGCTCATCACTATCTTTGCCAACAGCGGCTCCAGCTATGTTTACGCCGTCGGCGCTATCACCATCGTCAAGGCCTTCTACCACCGGGATATCCACCCGCTCGCCGCCATGATCCTCACTCAAACAACCCAG CTGATGGGTTATGGCTGGGCTGGGCTCTTCAGGAAGTTCCTGGtggactccccctacatgtggtgGCCGTCGAACCTGGTACAAGTCTCGCTCTTCAGAGCGCTGCACGAGAAGGAGAAGCGGCCCAAGGGAGGGAGCACGAGGCTACAGTTCTTCCTCATCGTCCTTGCCACCAGCTTCGCCTACTACATCGTTCCCAACTACctcttcccgaccatctccagcATTTCCGTGGTGTGCCTGGTATGGAGGAACTCTGTGACGGCGCAGCAGATCGGCTCAGGCACGCACGGGCTCGGCGTCGGGTCGTTTGGCCTCGACTGGGCCACTGTGGCCGGCTTCCTGGGCACGCCACTGTCCACGCCGGCGTTCGCCATCATGAATGTGATGGCGGGGTTCTTTTTGGTGGTGTACGTGCTCTTGCCCGTGGCATACTGGAGCAACGCGTACGACGCCAGACGCTTCCCCATCATCTCTTCCAGCGTGTTCATGGCCAACGGCAGCCGGTACGACGTGAGCCGGGTGCTCGACCCGGCCACCTTCAAGTTCAGCCAGTCCGGGTATGATGACGCCGGGCAGATCAACCTGAGCATCTTCTTCGCCTTCAACTACGGCCTCAGCTTCGCCGCGATGGCCGCTACTCTGTCCCACGTCGCCCTCTTCCACGGCAG ATCGATATGGCGGCAGACGAAGGCGACGGTGAGCGGGCAGGCCGGCGACATACACACGAGGCTGATGAAGAAGAACTACGCGGTCGTGCCACAGTGGTGGTTTCTTGTGATGCTGGTGCTGGTGCTCGGCCTCTCTATATTCAGCTGCGAGGGGTTTGGGCAGGAGCTGCAGCTCCCCTACTGGGGCGTGCTCCTGGCGGCCGGGCTAGCCTGCTTCTCCACGCTCCCCGTCGGcatcatcaccgccaccaccaaTCAGCAACCTGTGAATGTGGTGACCGAGCTCATCATCGGGTACCTGTACCCAGGCAGGCCGCTAGCGAACGTGGTGTTCAAGACGTACGGCTACATTAGCATGTCCCAGGCCATCATGTTCCTCATGGACTTCAAGCTAGGCCACTACATGAAGATCCCGCCGCGGTCCATGTTCACTGTCCAGCTCGTGGGGACCGTGCTGGCCTCGTCGGTCTACTTCGGCACATCGTGGTGGCTGCTTGAGAGTGTAAGCAACATCTGCGACCCGGCGAAGCTGCCGGCGGGGAGCCCGTGGACGTGCCCTGGCGACGAAGTCTTCTACAACGCGTCCGTCATCTGGGGCGTGGTCGGCCCGCAGCGCATCTTCGGGCGCCTCGGCCGCTACGCCAAGATGAACTACTTCTTCCTCGCCGGTGCGCTGGCGCCGGTGCCTGTGTGGGCGCTGTCCCGGGCCTTCCCGGAAAGGGGGTGGATCCGGCTCATCAACATGCCCGTGCTGGTGAGCGCCACAGCGGTGATGCCGTCGGCGCGGTCCGTGAACTACCTCATGTGGGGTGCCGTCGGGCTCACCTTCAACCACGTCGTCTACCGGCGGTACAAGGCATGGTGGGCGCGGCACAACTACGTGCTATCGGCTGCGCTGGATGCTGGCGTGGTGTTCATGGGCATGGCGTCCTACGCCATGCTGCAGTCGAGAGGCATCTACGGTGTGAATTGGTGGGGGCTGCAGGTCGATGACCACTGTGAGTTGGCTCGTTGCCCGACGGCGCCGGGAGTCAGCGTCCCCGGTTGCCCCGTGCAGTAA
- the LOC124681379 gene encoding uncharacterized protein LOC124681379, translated as MDLDRHLHIRTDQAMKNPKENRASSIRKGEVSQPLHDRESRAALLNRKSPRHRSKKNLGKGWKPFVPLVKQNQQFRTACVKEDIRVKALEAAEAAKRCQEKKQNERVARKAAAGLECERPKQAGEQKQKQAGQKNKIGTDVATRKRRRGDEESKENGRKKKCTEGAQIPEQQVDRMHATHGKKDGCRKNYDDKEPRNDLVGGLKHELVPGERTESVHRFMASESNNLANGRSESSTLQVQESFSDAVDKNHQPYIL; from the exons ATGGATCTTGATCGCCATTTGCATATCAGAACTGACCAAGCAATGAAGAACCCAAAGGAGAACCGTGCTTCTTCAATTAGGAAAGGAGAAGTGTCACAACCCCTCCATGACAGAGAAAGCAGGGCAGCACTTCTGAACAGAAAAAGTCCAAGACACAGAAGCAAGAAAAATCTTGGGAAAGGATGGAAACCATTTGTACCACTTGTAAAACAGAATCAACAATTTAGAACAGCATGTG TAAAAGAAGATATTAGAGTGAAGGCACTTGAAGCAGCTGAAGCTGCAAAGCGTTGTCAAGAGAAGAAGCAAAATGAGAGAGTCGCGCGTAAAGCAGCGGCAGGACTAGAGTGTGAAAGACCAAAGCAAGCGggggaacaaaaacaaaaacaagccggGCAGAAGAATAAAATAGGCACagatgttgctactaggaagaGGCGGAGGGGAGATGAAGAAAGTAAAGAAAATGGAAGAAAAAAGAAATGTACAGAAGGGGCACAGATACCAGAGCAGCAGGTGGATCGAATGCATGCTACACATGGCAAAAAAGATGGTTGCCGGAAGAATTAT GATGACAAAGAGCCAAGAAATGATTTAGTTGGAGGGCTCAAACACGAATTAGTACCTGGTGAAAGGACAGAATCTGTCCATAGATTTATGGCATCTGAAAGCAACAACCTTGCAAATGGGAGGTCTGAAAGTTCTACACTTCAGGTGCAGGAAAGCTTCTCAGATGCTGTTGATAAG AACCATCAGCCATATATACTTTGA
- the LOC124651120 gene encoding uncharacterized protein LOC124651120, which translates to METLFMQVFEHRDWVEAQMRQQVASSSDSIACSLIAAGSRPPAWLLPQPAPAIVEQGPFLISPVVAVEVLVWFGVSEADGLPRFRRGTPSAANLEKLLPNSANDERLYQNIILFPGTINHNDFCSASASDAFISALSDPFQMQTSLPKLSPEFVRTATTGDAHMGSSSLSTANKSLQIKPVLDSVSCHLKQSGHAESKLLIQTEAYGVSARNNMGKCVTSAAMRGASSEGAQILQTAERNSTPSAKECLDSSCERVAMNCQSSSSASLVPQYSQSHYLENGLDKVSNSSPNYSNTFSDGDACCISKKISCFANPDTDVKVATIEDKILTGIDFVAFRSGVLNTENYSITDSPTTDPRYALYQKNHHASLEFDEKGIDDGQKVSHGSIPWQNVDIYADYDETAQQCQSFNIPIPSKNKSSTVKERAFVGLSESEKLIHLSCNLSRKYKMGSKMKPLCGKYESLAARFEKLVSRCSVDSVDTKWHDTSYDINNLGIPGEYSLEFDDSLLMSNVQTYGSANANSVQEDSNIPLTPSAHKYSLEKLSRRTGSSSECMGSIPERACFQIHEDSNIAEENENKEVLPRCPGTNYLTQDLTDRKPLDNLTSSCRSLV; encoded by the exons ATGGAGACGTTGTTCATGCAGGTTTTCGAGCACCGGGACTGGGTGGAGGCACAGATGCGGCAGCAGGTCGCGTCCTCCTCAGACTCCATCGCCTGCTCCCTCATCGCCGCCGGCAGCCGGCCCCCGGCGTGGCTCTTGCCGCAGCCCGCCCCCGCCATAGTGGAGCAAGGTCCGTTTCTTATCTCCCCCGTGGTTGCAGTTGAGGTTCTGGTCTGGTTTGGTGTTTCTGAAGCTGATGGTTTGCCTCGGTTCCGCCGTGGTACACCC TCTGCTGCTAATCTTGAGAAGCTGCTGCCCAACTCTGCCAACGATGAGCGCTTATATCAGAACATCATTCTTTTTCCAGGAACAATTAATCATAATGATTTCTGTAGCGCTAGTGCTTCTGATGCCTTTATATCTGCACTGAGTGACCCATTTCAGATGCAAACTTCATTGCCTAAACTATCTCCAGAATTTGTTAGGACAGCTACAACTGGGGATGCACACATGGGATCTTCTTCTCTGTCCACAGCAAATAAGAGTCTCCAAATAAAACCAGTATTAGATTCAGTCAGCTGCCATCTTAAACAATCTGGTCATGCTGAGTCAAAACTTTTGATTCAGACTGAAGCATATGGTGTTTCTGCAAGGAATAACATGGGTAAATGTGTGACATCAGCAGCTATGCGTGGGGCTTCATCTGAGGGTGCACAGATATTGCAAACTGCAGAAAGAAATAGTACACCATCAGCAAAGGAATGCTTAGATTCATCTTGTGAAAGAGTAGCCATGAACTGTCAATCAAGCTCTAGTGCATCGTTAGTTCCTCAATATTCTCAATCACATTATTTGGAAAATGGTCTCGATAAAGTGAGCAATTCTTCGCCTAATTACTCTAATACTTTCTCTGATGGCGATGCATGCTGCATAAGTAAG AAAATTTCTTGCTTTGCAAATCCTGACACAGATGTAAAAGTTGCAACCATAGAAGACAAAATACTTACCGGGATAGATTTTGTTGCATTTAGAAGTGGAGTGTTGAATACAGAAAATTATTCCATCACGGATTCTCCAACTACTGATCCAAGGTATGCTTTATATCAGAAGAATCACCATGCGAGCCTAGAATTCGATGAGAAAGGTATTGATGATGGACAGAAAGTATCTCATGGTTCTATTCCATGGCAAAATGTTGATATTTATGCTGACTATGATGAAACTGCGCAACAGTGTCAGAGCTTTAACATTCCTATTCCATCTAAGAATAAGAGTTCAACTGTCAAAGAAAGGGCATTTGTGGGACTTTCTGAATCTGAGAAGTTGATTCACTTGAGCTGCAATCTTTCCAGAAAgtataagatgggcagcaagatgaAACCATTGTGTGGAAAATATGAGTCATTGGCAGCTAGGTTTGAGAAACTCGTGAGCCGGTGCTCAGTCGATTCTGTTGACACTAAATGGCATGATACAAGTTATGATATCAACAATTTGGGAATTCCTGGTGAATATAGTTTGGAATTCGATGATTCTCTTCTGATGTCCAATGTCCAAACTTATGGTTCAGCAAATGCTAATAGTGTTCAAGAGGATAGTAACATTCCTTTGACCCCATCAGCTCACAAGTATAGCCTGGAAAAGCTGTCACGAAGAACCGGATCTAGTTCGGAGTGTATGGGTTCTATACCAGAACGTGCATGCTTTCAAATTCATGAAgatagtaatattgcagaagaAAATGAGAACAAAGAGGTACTACCTCGATGTCCTGGTACAAATTATTTAACCCAAGATCTGACAGACAGAAAACCACTTGACAATCTTACTAGCTCCTGCCGAA GCCTTGTTTGA
- the LOC124681386 gene encoding fasciclin-like arabinogalactan protein 1 codes for MRRLHLAAVLLVFLPLAVSAAGTKEAAKAPAAPPAPPNITAAMAKGGCKAFAALVAASPDARSTFQSAGDGGVTAFCPSDDAVRSFMPRYKNLTADAKASLLLFHAVPVYYSQRSLKSNNGVMNTLATDGSANNFNFTVQNEGEQVTIKTDASDHAARLKSTVYDKDPIAIYALDTVLEPVELFEPAESPAPAPAPAPVADAPKAPKKTRHRHVADAPGPVVAADDTSPADQKKNSKKSASPAAPCLRWLATLPVAVAMAAALA; via the coding sequence ATgcgccgcctccacctcgccgccgtcctcctcgtcttcctccccCTCGCCGTCTCGGCCGCCGGGACAaaggaggcggcgaaggcgcccgctgcgccgccagccccgccgaacatcacggcggcgatggccaagGGCGGCTGCAAGGCGTTCGCGGCCCTGGTGGCGGCATCCCCGGACGCGCGCTCCACGTTCCAgtcggccggcgacggcggcgtgacgGCGTTCTGCCCCAGCGACGACGCCGTCAGGTCGTTCATGCCCAGGTACAAGAACCTGACCGCCGACGCCAAGGCGTCGCTGCTCCTTTTCCACGCCGTGCCCGTGTACTACTCGCAGCGGAGCCTCAAGTCCAACAACGGCGTCATGAACACGCTCGCCACCGACGGGTCGGCCAACAACTTCAACTTCACGGTGCAGAACGAGGGGGAGCAGGTGACCATCAAGACGGACGCCTCCGACCACGCCGCGCGGCTCAAGTCCACGGTGTACGACAAGGACCCCATCGCCATCTACGCCCTGGACACGGTGCTCGAGCCGGTGGAGCTCTTCGAGCCAGCGGAGTCGCCTGCGCCGGCGCCGGCTCCCGCCCCTGTCGCGGAcgcgcccaaggctcccaagaaaACTCGTCACCGGCATGTGGCGGACGCGCCCGGGccggtcgtcgccgccgacgacACGTCGCCTGCGGACCAGAAGAAGAACTCCAAGAAGAGCGCGTCGCCCGCTGCCCCATGTCTACGGTGGCTCGCAACCTTGCCCGTCGCCgtggccatggccgccgccttggcCTAG